The genomic interval TCGAAAGGATGTGCAGACGCCCGGCGTGCGCCTGCTCCAAGGCCGTCGCCATGATCTCCCGGGTGATACCGTCGATCTTGATGTCCATCTGTAGGGCGGTCACCCCATTCTCGGTGCCCGCCACCTTGAAATCCATGTCGCCCAGATGATCCTCATCGCCGAGGATGTCGGTGAGGACGGCGTAGCGCTCCCCGTCCTTGATGAGCCCCATGGCCACTCCCGCCACCGGTGCCTTCAGGGGCACGCCGGCATCCATGAGAGCCAGGGACGCACCACACACCGTCGCCATACTGGAAGAACCATTGGACTCCAGGATCTCGGAGACGATGCGCAGACTGTAGGGAAACTCGGATTCGCTGGGCAGCACCGCCGCCACCGCCCGCTTGGCCAGCCGCCCGTGGCCGATTTCTCGGCGCTTGGGAGAGCCCACCATGCCCGTCTCCCCGGTGGAGAAGGGCGGAAAATTGTAGTGCAGCATGAAGCGGTCGCGGCTTTCCCCCTGCAGGGCGTCGACGATCTGTTCGTCGCCCTTGGTCCCCAAGGTAGCGATGACCAGTGCCTGGGTCTCGCCCCGCGTGAAAAGGGCGGAACCGTGGGTGCGGGGCATGATGCCCACCTCGATCTCTATGGGCCGCACCGTGGTGCGATCCCGTCCGTCGATGCGCGGGGCTCCGTCCAGCACTCGACCACGGACTATCTGCGTCTCCAGTTTCTTGACGACGCCGCGCACCACATCGGCCTGCTCACCGGCGCTGCCCCCGAACTGCTCCAGCAGACTACTGCGAATCTCGTCGAGACGCTTGCTGCGTGCTTGTTTCTCCACGAGACCATAGGCCTCGCGCAAGGGCGCCAACGCCGCCTGCGTAATGGCCTCCTGCAAGGCCGGATCCAGTTCGGGTGCCTGCCATGCCCAGGGGGTCTTGCCCGCCTCGGCTGCCAGTTCCTCGATGCAGGCGATCACGGGTTGGAAGGACTCATGACCGAACATCACCGCCGACAGCATGGTCGCTTCGGGCAGTTCCTGCGCCTCGGACTCCACCATCAGCACCGCCTGGCGCGTTCCCGCCACTACCAGATCCAGTTGCGAGCGGGCGAGGGCCGAAAAACTCGGATTGAGAACGAAATCTCCGTCCACATAGCCCACCCGTGCGGCGCCGATGGGCCCCTGGAAGGGTATGCCGGAGATGGCCAGGGCCGCCGACGCGCCGATCATGGCCGGAATGTCCGGATCGTTTTCCTGATCCACGGACAGTACGGTGGCGATGACCTGCACCTCGTTGAGGAAGCCCTTCGGGAACAGAGGCCGCAGGGGTCGATCTATGAGACGAGAGGTCAGGGTTTCCTTTTCGGTAGGCCGCCCTTCCCGCTTGAAAAACCCCCCGGGAATACGGCCTGCAGCATAGGCCTTTTCCTGATAATTCACGGTCAGCGGAAAGAAATCCTGTCCCGGTTTCAGCTCGCGGCGACCGACGGCGGTGACCAGCACCATGGTCTCTCCAAGGGTGACCAGGACTGCCCCATCCGCCTGGCGTGCCATCCTTCCCGTCTCCAGGTAAAGACGCTGCCCACCGAAATCCACTTCCTTGCGCACTATGCTCAAGCTGTTCTCCTCGACCACCGCCCCTAACTACCGCCCCGGTTTGCGTTGCGATTACTTGCGCAAGCCCAGTCGCTCGATCAGGCTCCGATACCGCTCGAAATCCTGCTTCTTGAGATAATCCAGAAGCTTGCGCCGACGTCCCACCATTTTCAGCAAACCCTGCCGGGAGTGGTGGTCGTGGGTGTGCGCCTTGAAGTGTTCCGTCAGCCCCTCGATACGGGTGGTCAACAGCGCCACCTGCACTTCCGGCGAGCCGGTGTCCCCAGGGTGAGTAGCGTATTGCTGCACCACCCCATCCTTGATTTCGCGATTCAACGCCATGTGCTGCTCCTGATCACCAGATTCAAAAACTTTAGTTTACGCCCATGAGACGCCGAGGCGCCACTTTTCCATCGTCCATGACCTCGCCCAGACCGAGAAACTCCGAATGTGGCCCGTACAGACGAATTCGACCCGGAGGCGGCGCATGGGCAACCACCACCCCCTGACCGCGTTGCAGATAATACGCACTATTTTCCGAGAGATGGACCGCCGGCAACGTACTCAGCGCAAGATCCATGGGCTGCAGCGGACAGTCGCCGGTGGCAAGGCTCGCCTCCAACTGCGCCAGGGTAAGGGCGCTGTCGATGGCGAAGGGTCCCGTCTCCAGACGCCGCAGTTGCACGATGTGGGCGCCGCAGCCCAGCGCTCGTCCCAGATCCTGGGCCAGACTGCGAATGTAGGTGCCTTTGGAGCAGTGGATATCGAGGACCAGATCGCTGCCCGAGCGGGACAGCATCTCCAGTCGATGAATACGCACCGAACGCGGCGCCCGTTCTACCTCCACGCCTTGACGCGCCAGGACATACAAGGGTTTCCCCCCCTGCTTGATGGCCGAGTGCATGGGCGGAATCTGCTGAATATCGCCGCGGAAGGCGGCCAGGGCCGCGGCGATCTCGGCATCGCCCAGATTGACCTCGCGCCGCTGGACGACTTCTCCCTCGCGGTCCCCCGTGCGCGTTTCCACCCCCAGGCGCAGGGTGGCAAGATAGCGCTTGTCGGCATTGAGAATGTAGTCCGATACCTTGGTGGCCTCGCCAAAAAGCAGGACCAAAAGCCCCGTGGCAAAGGGATCGAGGGTTCCCGTATGACCTGCTTTCTTGCTGCCCATGAGGCGCTTGGCGCGCTGCAGGGCGGCATTGGAGGTCAGACCTTCATCCTTGTCCAGCAGCAGTATACCGTGACGACAATTCACGTAGACGCATCCTCTTCGGCAGCAGGGGGCAAGGAAGACAGCAAGCGCGCCATCTCCGCATCGCGGTCAAACCGCGCATCGTAGGTGAAATGCAAGGGGGGTATACGCCGCAGCGCGAGACGCCGACCGAGAATCTGCCGGATCTGTCCCGCCTGTCGATCAAGCTCTGCCGTCACCATCCGAGCCCGCCCGGGGCCATCCATCAGGGCAAAATGCACCCGCGCCCAACGCATGTCCGGGGCCAACTCCACCTCGGTGATGCTGGGCAGAAGCCCCTCCACCTGCAGTCCGTGCAGCTGCGGCAGGATGGCCGCGATCTCGGTCTGCAGCAGGTGCGCCACCCGGCGGGCACGGGGAAAACCGCGTTGGCTTGCAGGCATGGCTTCAGACGGTACGTGCCACTTCAACGGTCTCATAGGCCTCGATGACATCGCCCACCCGGACATCGTTGAAGTTGCGGATGCCGATACCGCACTCGAAACCCTCGCGCACCTCGCGCGCATCGTCCTTGAAGCGGCGCAGCGAATCCATTTCGCCAGTATGGATCACCACCTCCTGACGAATGACCCGAACACGAGCGTTGCGCCGCACGATGCCGTCCGTCACCATACAGCCGGCAATGGTGCCCACCTTGGGCACGCGGAAGGTCTCGCGCACTTCGGCGTGCCCCAGGATCTTCTCGCGAATTTCCGGCGACAACATGCCGCTCATGGCCGCCTTGACCTCGTCCACGGCATCGTAGATGACGCTGTGATAGCGCACGTCCACGCCACTTTGCTCCAGTAGGCGCCGAGCCTGTGCCTCGGTACGCACATTGAAGCCGATGATCACTGCCTTGGAGGCCGCCGCCAGATTGACGTCGGACTCGGTAATGCCACCCACCCCGGAGTGAATGACCCGCACCCGGATCTCCGCTGTACTGAGGCGCTCCAGAGTCTGGCTCAGGGCC from Acidithiobacillus caldus ATCC 51756 carries:
- the pnp gene encoding polyribonucleotide nucleotidyltransferase; amino-acid sequence: MRKEVDFGGQRLYLETGRMARQADGAVLVTLGETMVLVTAVGRRELKPGQDFFPLTVNYQEKAYAAGRIPGGFFKREGRPTEKETLTSRLIDRPLRPLFPKGFLNEVQVIATVLSVDQENDPDIPAMIGASAALAISGIPFQGPIGAARVGYVDGDFVLNPSFSALARSQLDLVVAGTRQAVLMVESEAQELPEATMLSAVMFGHESFQPVIACIEELAAEAGKTPWAWQAPELDPALQEAITQAALAPLREAYGLVEKQARSKRLDEIRSSLLEQFGGSAGEQADVVRGVVKKLETQIVRGRVLDGAPRIDGRDRTTVRPIEIEVGIMPRTHGSALFTRGETQALVIATLGTKGDEQIVDALQGESRDRFMLHYNFPPFSTGETGMVGSPKRREIGHGRLAKRAVAAVLPSESEFPYSLRIVSEILESNGSSSMATVCGASLALMDAGVPLKAPVAGVAMGLIKDGERYAVLTDILGDEDHLGDMDFKVAGTENGVTALQMDIKIDGITREIMATALEQAHAGRLHILSKMNAVLAQGRSQLSGYAPRIISMRIHPDRIRDVIGPGGKVIRALTEETGASIDIQDDGTVTIASVNGEAGEAARRRIELLTADVEVGMIYDGKVAKIMDFGAFVTILPGRDGLLHISQISTERVNDVHDYVKEGQSVRVKVLEVDRQGKIKLSMKDIAQ
- the rpsO gene encoding 30S ribosomal protein S15, whose product is MALNREIKDGVVQQYATHPGDTGSPEVQVALLTTRIEGLTEHFKAHTHDHHSRQGLLKMVGRRRKLLDYLKKQDFERYRSLIERLGLRK
- a CDS encoding ribosome-binding factor A → MPASQRGFPRARRVAHLLQTEIAAILPQLHGLQVEGLLPSITEVELAPDMRWARVHFALMDGPGRARMVTAELDRQAGQIRQILGRRLALRRIPPLHFTYDARFDRDAEMARLLSSLPPAAEEDAST
- the truB gene encoding tRNA pseudouridine(55) synthase TruB, with product MNCRHGILLLDKDEGLTSNAALQRAKRLMGSKKAGHTGTLDPFATGLLVLLFGEATKVSDYILNADKRYLATLRLGVETRTGDREGEVVQRREVNLGDAEIAAALAAFRGDIQQIPPMHSAIKQGGKPLYVLARQGVEVERAPRSVRIHRLEMLSRSGSDLVLDIHCSKGTYIRSLAQDLGRALGCGAHIVQLRRLETGPFAIDSALTLAQLEASLATGDCPLQPMDLALSTLPAVHLSENSAYYLQRGQGVVVAHAPPPGRIRLYGPHSEFLGLGEVMDDGKVAPRRLMGVN